Proteins from a genomic interval of Scyliorhinus canicula unplaced genomic scaffold, sScyCan1.1, whole genome shotgun sequence:
- the LOC119959301 gene encoding zinc finger protein 239-like produces the protein MEKPWKCEDCGKGFRVPSELETHRRGHTGERPFTCSRCGKGFTRLSSLQKHQRVHTGERPFTCPVCGKGFSRLSHLHSHQRVHTGEWPFTCSPCGKEFAWLSSLLLHQRVHTGERPFTCSQCGKGFTQLSNLQTHQRVHTGEKPFTCSQCGKGFADLSSLQSDQRVHTGARPYTCAQCGKGFTQFQNLQTYQLMHTGDRPFTCSQCGKGFTQLSTLRRQTGEQPLLNTNPLACMQVGVNPFP, from the exons atggagaaaccatggaaatgtgaggactgcgggaagggattcagagtcccatcagagttggaaactcatcgacgcggtcacactggggagaggccattcacctgctctcggtgtgggaagggattcactcggttatccagcctgcagaaacatcagagagttcacactggggagagaccattcacctgccctgtgtgtgggaagggattcagtcggttatctcacctgcattcacatcagcgagttcacactggggagtggccgttcacctgctctccgtGTGGGAAGGAATTTGCTTGGTTATCCAGTCTGCtgttacaccagcgagttcacactggggagaggccattcacctgctctcagtgtgggaagggcttcacgcagttatccaacctgcagacacaccagcgggttcacactggggagaagccattcacctgctctcagtgtgggaaaggatttgctgacttatccagcctgcagtcagaccagcgggttcacactggggcgaGGCCATACACCTgcgctcagtgtgggaagggattcactcagtttcaGAACCTGCAGACATACCAGCTAATGCACACTGGGgacaggccattcacctgctcccaatgtgggaaaggatttactcaattatccaccctgcggagaca aacaggtgaacagcctcttctCAACACAAACCCGCTGGCGTGTATGCAGGttggagtgaatcccttcccataa